A genome region from Verrucomicrobiota bacterium includes the following:
- a CDS encoding nucleotide pyrophosphatase/phosphodiesterase family protein, which translates to MARIAVINVVGLTRRLLGMATPNLNAFCASRAVTSIAPVLPAVTCAAQATYLTGKPPTEHGIVGNGWYNRELAEVQFWKQSNHLVQANKVWELLRRERPGFTCAKLFWWHNMYSSADWSITPRPMYPADGRKVFDIYAWPYSLRPEIKRDLGEFPFPGFWGPAAGVKSPQGAPEAASRWIAEAAKWIESHYTPDLNLVYLPHLDYNLQRLGPSHLEIQKDLQRVDAMVGDLLRFFDRQGVGVRLLSEYGITPVTAPIHLNRLFRARGWLAIKEELGLELLDAGASQAFAVADHQVAHVYVNNPAILSEVRALLESTAGVEQVLDEAGKQKSGLAHPRAGDLVAIAREDSWFTYYYWQEDGKAPDFARTVDIHRKPGYDPVELFLDPATPAIQLKILWRLLQKKLRFRMLMDVIPLDAGLVKGSHGCRPKDSQDWPVLVAAASELCGKTVIEATDVCGLIQQACLRH; encoded by the coding sequence ATGGCACGAATTGCGGTCATTAATGTGGTGGGTTTGACCCGGCGGTTGCTCGGGATGGCGACGCCGAATCTGAACGCATTTTGCGCATCGCGGGCGGTGACGTCCATTGCGCCGGTTCTGCCCGCCGTCACCTGTGCCGCCCAAGCCACGTATTTGACGGGGAAACCGCCCACCGAACACGGGATTGTTGGCAATGGCTGGTACAACCGGGAACTCGCCGAAGTTCAGTTTTGGAAGCAATCCAACCATTTGGTTCAAGCGAACAAGGTTTGGGAGCTTTTGCGTCGGGAACGTCCGGGCTTTACCTGCGCCAAACTCTTTTGGTGGCATAACATGTATTCCAGCGCGGATTGGTCCATCACACCGCGCCCCATGTATCCCGCCGATGGCCGCAAGGTGTTTGATATTTACGCTTGGCCTTATTCCCTTCGACCGGAGATCAAACGGGACCTGGGCGAATTCCCGTTCCCAGGTTTTTGGGGGCCGGCAGCGGGGGTGAAGTCACCACAAGGAGCACCGGAGGCCGCCTCACGTTGGATTGCCGAGGCCGCCAAATGGATTGAATCCCATTACACACCGGATCTGAACCTGGTGTATCTGCCGCACTTGGATTACAACCTGCAACGATTGGGACCCAGCCACCTGGAAATTCAAAAGGACCTGCAACGCGTGGATGCGATGGTGGGGGACCTGCTGCGTTTCTTTGATCGCCAAGGGGTGGGTGTTCGGTTGCTTTCTGAATACGGCATTACTCCGGTGACTGCACCCATCCACTTGAACCGCCTCTTTCGTGCGCGCGGCTGGCTGGCGATTAAGGAGGAGTTGGGGCTGGAATTGCTGGATGCCGGAGCCAGCCAGGCGTTTGCGGTGGCGGATCATCAAGTGGCACATGTGTATGTGAACAATCCTGCCATACTGAGTGAGGTGCGGGCGTTGCTGGAAAGCACGGCAGGCGTCGAGCAGGTGTTGGATGAGGCCGGCAAACAGAAATCGGGGCTGGCACATCCGCGCGCGGGAGATTTGGTGGCCATCGCCCGTGAAGATTCCTGGTTCACGTATTACTATTGGCAGGAGGATGGCAAGGCCCCGGATTTCGCGCGGACGGTGGATATCCACCGGAAGCCGGGGTATGACCCAGTGGAACTTTTTCTCGATCCCGCAACACCCGCCATTCAACTCAAGATCCTCTGGCGGTTACTGCAGAAAAAGTTGAGGTTCCGGATGTTGATGGACGTTATTCCGCTTGATGCCGGTTTGGTGAAAGGGTCGCATGGCTGCCGACCAAAGGATTCCCAGGATTGGCCGGTGCTGGTGGCGGCGGCTTCAGAGCTTTGCGGAAAGACGGTGATCGAAGCAACCGATGTTTGCGGGT
- a CDS encoding platelet-activating factor acetylhydrolase IB subunit, with protein sequence MRNTFILVGILAGATLMGAETVSKPVAQAPDVAAPKMGTNGQVQVNFQRAHESFVKIATAGSTDLVFLGDSITAGWNGKKDIWEKSFGKYRPANFGIGGDRTQHVLWRITNGELDGIKPKAAVLMIGTNNSGSDSAEGIASGITKIVQYIHTKLPGTKVLLLAVFPRGEKPNPQREKLKQVNSIIAKLHDGNTVYYLDIGDKFLQANGMLTKEIMPDFLHLSAKGYQIWADAITPTLASLMK encoded by the coding sequence ATGCGAAACACCTTTATTTTGGTTGGTATTTTGGCCGGGGCGACCCTGATGGGCGCCGAAACCGTGAGCAAGCCCGTTGCGCAAGCGCCGGATGTGGCGGCCCCTAAAATGGGCACCAACGGCCAGGTGCAAGTGAACTTCCAGCGGGCCCACGAAAGTTTCGTGAAGATTGCCACGGCGGGCAGTACCGACTTGGTATTCCTGGGCGACTCCATCACCGCCGGCTGGAATGGCAAAAAGGACATTTGGGAGAAGTCGTTTGGCAAATATCGCCCGGCCAACTTTGGCATCGGCGGGGACCGCACCCAGCATGTGCTCTGGCGCATCACCAACGGCGAACTTGACGGCATCAAACCCAAGGCGGCCGTCCTGATGATTGGCACGAACAATTCGGGTTCCGACTCAGCCGAGGGGATTGCCAGCGGCATCACCAAGATCGTTCAATACATTCATACCAAGCTGCCCGGCACCAAAGTGCTGTTGCTGGCCGTCTTTCCGCGCGGCGAGAAACCCAATCCACAACGGGAAAAGCTCAAGCAGGTGAACAGCATCATTGCCAAGCTGCATGACGGGAACACCGTGTATTACCTGGATATTGGCGACAAGTTTTTGCAAGCCAATGGCATGTTGACCAAAGAGATCATGCCTGATTTTCTCCACCTTTCCGCCAAAGGCTACCAGATCTGGGCTGATGCCATCACCCCCACGCTGGCGAGTCTGATGAAATAA
- a CDS encoding Fic family protein, whose amino-acid sequence MNSENEIQAEVRKSGRWVTTLEGYRAFHPNPLPPAINWSSQLASALADASLLIGRLAGEGKRLPSPHILIRPFIRREAVLSSRIEGTQATLGELLAAEAGASIKRSPDDLREVANYVTALEYGIERLKTWPLSLRLVRELHERLMTGVRGSHATPGEFRRSQNWIGKPGATLNQASYVPPPPDALGDQLANWERFLHDRTQPPLIHAAMMHYQFEALHPFLDGNGRVGRLLITLLLCEREMLPAPLLYLSAFFEATQDSYYNGLSRVTEHGDWEGWIQYFLNGVARQSEDALSRAERINQLLEMWCGLLVGKANANVALQIIDLLGANPFLTPRGVEQKLGFAYNTVMRAIKRLQEHGIITVTTEARRDRVFCAKALLDILEEPARLIPSEPSIRDQQRQQGM is encoded by the coding sequence GTGAATTCAGAAAACGAGATTCAGGCTGAAGTTCGTAAGTCAGGCCGATGGGTAACGACCTTGGAAGGCTACCGGGCTTTTCATCCCAATCCGTTACCGCCTGCGATCAATTGGTCATCGCAATTAGCTTCGGCTTTGGCGGATGCTTCGTTATTGATTGGGCGTCTGGCTGGCGAGGGCAAGCGCCTGCCAAGTCCACACATTCTCATTCGGCCATTCATTCGCCGCGAAGCCGTGTTGTCCAGTCGCATTGAAGGTACCCAAGCCACCTTGGGAGAATTATTGGCCGCTGAAGCCGGGGCGAGTATCAAGCGTAGCCCGGACGATTTGCGGGAGGTGGCAAACTATGTGACCGCGCTTGAGTATGGCATTGAGCGCCTTAAGACATGGCCGCTCTCATTGCGGTTGGTGCGCGAACTGCACGAGCGATTAATGACAGGTGTGCGCGGGAGCCATGCCACTCCCGGGGAGTTTCGCCGTTCACAAAATTGGATTGGAAAGCCGGGGGCGACACTTAACCAGGCGTCCTATGTGCCACCACCACCTGATGCTTTGGGTGACCAACTCGCAAATTGGGAGCGCTTCCTCCATGATCGTACCCAGCCTCCGCTCATCCATGCGGCGATGATGCATTACCAGTTTGAGGCCCTTCATCCGTTTCTGGATGGCAATGGACGGGTGGGGCGTCTGCTTATTACACTGCTGCTTTGTGAACGTGAAATGTTGCCCGCGCCGCTGCTGTATCTTTCCGCGTTTTTTGAAGCCACCCAAGACAGTTACTACAATGGGTTGAGCAGAGTGACTGAGCATGGTGACTGGGAAGGCTGGATTCAATATTTCCTCAATGGTGTGGCCCGTCAGTCGGAAGATGCTCTTAGCCGGGCTGAACGCATCAACCAACTCCTGGAGATGTGGTGCGGGTTATTGGTTGGCAAAGCAAATGCGAATGTTGCGCTTCAGATCATTGACCTGCTCGGTGCGAATCCCTTCCTCACGCCGCGCGGGGTCGAACAAAAGCTTGGGTTTGCGTACAACACGGTGATGCGCGCTATTAAACGGTTGCAGGAGCATGGCATTATCACGGTTACCACCGAAGCCAGACGTGACCGGGTCTTTTGCGCCAAAGCGTTGCTCGACATTCTTGAGGAGCCCGCTCGTCTGATACCCAGCGAGCCTTCCATCAGGGATCAGCAAAGGCAGCAAGGAATGTAA
- a CDS encoding DUF4838 domain-containing protein: protein MKTHLLILVTALATSGFAAQNLTLATRGQPAACTIVRPANASPSQVYAAEEFQKFTEQMTGVKLPIITDDAPLPERAVLIGITRYTAGMSPVAMDLKSFGDDGFRLICCPPYLLIIGGPVRGTLYGVYETLERFGGCRWYTTWHSVIPKLDSWSMPPFDETQKLAFAMREPFWFDMFDGNLAARNKANGNSMRLTEKHGGKIRFGGGLFVHTFNSLCPPEEFFATHPEYFSEVNGQRTKDHSQLCLANPEVLKIVTGRLLARIRKDPGAKLFSVSQNDWHGFCTCAVCKSLDDREESHAGSLIHFVNQVAEAVEKEFPEVWIETLAYQYTRKPPKTIRPRHNVVPRLCSIECDFSHALDQSAFEQNRKFTGEIKAWSAMTDKLYVWDYTTNFRHYIGPFPNVLALQGNVQFFRDHHVVGLFEQGAYQGRHGDFSELKGWLLAKWLWNPDLPAKPLLDDFFAGYYGAAAPLVRQYFDEIHTFYNDPTNKPLRIFEDVKKSAIPDSFYERAAGLWQQAEAAVKDSPVHRYNVRMGAIPVLYTRLLRLAPMEDIKVWVTQNPGQYDVPPERRALAAELLTRFREAKDIRISENNESHQKALAQWMSWTNPLPSAAAVPQGRAIVEDTVLSLSKRGTWGDTVTDPLAADKSALKLYNTHYEWCATLPFSRVAFDPGKKYRIRMRVRVEKEPGKDGEAFWAGVYDPEHKKSHGGCERKTTAVGDGYTWYDVAEWVPERSHYFWIGPGRFDKNVPNSSAIKAVYVDQLELMRLD from the coding sequence ATGAAAACGCATCTGCTTATTCTCGTTACCGCCCTAGCAACCAGCGGCTTTGCCGCCCAGAACCTGACGCTGGCCACGCGCGGGCAACCTGCCGCTTGCACCATCGTGCGGCCAGCCAACGCCTCGCCTTCCCAGGTGTACGCCGCTGAGGAATTCCAGAAATTCACCGAGCAGATGACCGGCGTAAAATTGCCGATCATCACCGACGATGCGCCGCTGCCGGAGCGCGCAGTTCTAATCGGCATAACCCGTTATACGGCGGGCATGTCGCCTGTGGCCATGGATTTGAAGTCGTTTGGGGACGATGGCTTTCGCCTGATATGTTGTCCGCCTTACCTGCTGATCATCGGCGGCCCGGTGCGTGGCACACTCTATGGCGTGTATGAAACTCTCGAACGTTTTGGCGGCTGCCGTTGGTACACCACCTGGCACAGCGTCATCCCCAAGCTCGATTCCTGGAGTATGCCGCCGTTCGATGAAACGCAGAAACTCGCCTTCGCCATGCGCGAACCGTTCTGGTTTGATATGTTCGATGGCAACCTGGCTGCCCGCAACAAGGCCAACGGCAATTCCATGCGCCTGACCGAGAAGCATGGCGGCAAAATCCGATTTGGTGGCGGGCTCTTTGTGCATACGTTCAACTCCCTGTGTCCGCCGGAGGAGTTTTTTGCCACGCATCCCGAGTATTTCAGCGAGGTCAACGGTCAGCGGACCAAAGATCATTCCCAGCTTTGCCTCGCCAACCCGGAGGTCTTGAAGATTGTCACCGGGCGCCTGCTGGCGCGCATCCGCAAGGATCCCGGCGCGAAGCTGTTCAGTGTCAGCCAGAATGACTGGCATGGCTTCTGCACCTGTGCTGTCTGCAAGTCGCTGGATGACCGGGAGGAGTCACATGCCGGTTCGCTGATTCATTTTGTGAACCAGGTGGCGGAAGCGGTGGAGAAAGAGTTTCCGGAGGTGTGGATCGAGACACTGGCCTACCAATACACGCGCAAGCCGCCGAAAACCATCCGCCCCCGCCACAACGTCGTGCCGCGCCTGTGTTCCATTGAATGCGATTTTTCCCATGCGCTCGACCAGAGCGCGTTTGAGCAGAACCGGAAGTTCACCGGCGAAATCAAGGCCTGGAGCGCCATGACCGACAAGCTCTATGTGTGGGATTACACCACAAACTTCCGCCATTACATCGGGCCGTTCCCCAACGTGCTCGCGTTGCAGGGCAACGTGCAATTTTTCCGCGACCATCACGTCGTGGGGCTTTTCGAGCAGGGGGCCTATCAGGGACGGCATGGGGATTTCTCCGAACTCAAGGGTTGGCTGCTGGCCAAGTGGCTCTGGAATCCGGACCTCCCCGCCAAGCCGCTGCTGGATGATTTCTTTGCCGGTTACTACGGCGCCGCCGCGCCGCTGGTGCGCCAGTATTTTGATGAGATCCACACGTTCTATAATGATCCCACCAATAAACCGCTGCGTATCTTTGAGGATGTGAAGAAATCGGCCATCCCGGACAGCTTCTATGAACGCGCGGCCGGACTCTGGCAGCAGGCCGAGGCGGCGGTCAAAGATTCACCCGTCCACCGTTACAACGTCCGCATGGGTGCCATTCCCGTGCTGTACACCCGCCTATTGCGCCTGGCACCGATGGAAGACATCAAGGTTTGGGTCACCCAAAATCCCGGACAGTATGACGTGCCGCCGGAGCGTCGCGCGCTGGCCGCCGAATTACTGACGCGCTTCCGCGAGGCCAAAGACATCCGCATCTCCGAGAACAACGAAAGCCATCAAAAAGCGCTGGCGCAATGGATGAGCTGGACCAATCCTTTGCCCTCGGCTGCCGCCGTGCCCCAGGGGCGGGCCATCGTCGAGGATACCGTGCTCTCGCTCAGCAAGCGCGGGACCTGGGGTGACACTGTGACCGATCCGCTGGCGGCGGATAAATCCGCCCTGAAACTCTACAACACCCATTACGAATGGTGTGCCACCCTGCCGTTCAGCCGCGTGGCGTTTGATCCCGGCAAGAAATACCGTATCCGCATGAGGGTGCGCGTGGAAAAGGAACCGGGCAAGGACGGCGAAGCGTTCTGGGCGGGTGTCTATGATCCCGAACACAAAAAGAGCCACGGTGGTTGCGAACGCAAAACGACGGCGGTGGGTGACGGGTACACGTGGTACGACGTCGCCGAATGGGTGCCCGAACGCAGCCACTACTTCTGGATCGGTCCCGGCCGATTCGACAAAAACGTCCCGAATAGTTCCGCCATCAAAGCGGTGTACGTGGATCAGCTTGAGTTGATGCGACTTGATTGA
- a CDS encoding alpha/beta hydrolase produces the protein MNLRALCGLALGWMLGGMLMAQNAPTPQEPALFPGKRSDWHGYDRYEFPLADKSLIVIRPKQPLPGNPWAWKGEFLDAFPGTEIALLGKGFHIVHYRTPNMLGCPDVVQQWNAAYQELTEKHHLAKKMALIGLSRGGLYCYNWAAANPDKVACIYADAAVCDFKSWPGGKGKGKGSPGDWKLVLDRYHFNSEAEALAYKLNPVDNLAPLAKAGIPLIHVYGDADDVVPWEENTGIIAERYRKLGGTIVLIGKPGIKHHPHGLTDPTPVVDFILKHAAGR, from the coding sequence ATGAATCTTCGCGCGCTTTGCGGTTTGGCCCTGGGCTGGATGCTCGGTGGCATGTTGATGGCCCAGAATGCGCCCACCCCGCAGGAACCCGCTCTGTTTCCCGGCAAACGTTCGGATTGGCACGGTTATGATCGCTACGAGTTTCCGCTGGCCGACAAGTCGCTCATTGTCATCCGGCCCAAGCAGCCGCTGCCCGGCAATCCGTGGGCGTGGAAGGGGGAATTCCTGGACGCCTTTCCCGGCACGGAAATCGCGCTGTTGGGCAAGGGATTCCATATCGTGCATTACCGGACACCGAACATGCTGGGCTGTCCGGACGTGGTTCAGCAATGGAACGCCGCCTATCAGGAATTGACGGAAAAACACCACCTTGCCAAAAAGATGGCCCTCATCGGGCTGAGCCGGGGCGGGCTGTACTGCTACAACTGGGCGGCGGCCAACCCGGACAAAGTGGCCTGCATTTATGCCGATGCCGCCGTGTGCGATTTCAAAAGCTGGCCTGGCGGCAAAGGCAAGGGCAAAGGCAGTCCGGGCGATTGGAAGCTGGTGCTGGACCGCTACCACTTCAATTCCGAGGCCGAGGCGCTGGCGTACAAGTTAAACCCGGTGGACAACCTGGCCCCGCTGGCGAAGGCGGGAATTCCGCTCATCCATGTGTATGGCGATGCGGATGACGTGGTGCCGTGGGAGGAAAACACCGGGATCATCGCCGAGCGCTATCGCAAGCTGGGCGGAACGATTGTCCTGATCGGCAAACCCGGCATCAAACATCACCCGCACGGCCTGACCGATCCCACCCCCGTCGTTGATTTCATCCTCAAGCACGCGGCGGGACGGTAG
- a CDS encoding polyprenyl synthetase family protein, whose protein sequence is MTMLTAGANSAKGFESFTANADSQLAWRQIAEPVEPFLLAVAGRLQDQVTAFDPEIATYARYAISNQGKQIRPVLVGLSASAAGRLEDAHITAAVIIEMVHLATLVHDDIVDEANLRRGRPTLASNWGNEISVLLGDCLFAHALVLAAGFPTTEVCRAVASATNTVCSGEILQTQRRQNFQFSQAEYFKILGMKTGELFALACDMGAFLSGAPGPTRTALREYGMALGTAYQIYDDCVDLFGTEAEVGKSLGTDLITGKLTLPVIFLLESLPVAERTRWQEQLTTWDASQLDGLQKLLRQHQALPRTQAVIRRYLEHARSCLKGLPGQSGTGLGGLADLLERMAHEFEEAG, encoded by the coding sequence ATGACGATGTTGACGGCTGGTGCCAATTCGGCAAAGGGATTTGAGTCCTTTACCGCGAACGCCGACTCCCAACTTGCCTGGCGGCAAATTGCGGAGCCGGTGGAACCGTTTTTACTCGCAGTCGCCGGCCGCTTGCAAGATCAGGTGACGGCGTTTGATCCTGAAATTGCGACGTATGCGCGGTACGCGATCAGCAACCAGGGCAAGCAGATCCGCCCGGTTCTGGTGGGCTTGAGCGCCAGCGCCGCCGGCCGCCTCGAGGATGCTCACATCACTGCCGCCGTGATCATCGAGATGGTCCACCTGGCCACGCTCGTGCACGACGACATTGTGGATGAAGCGAATTTGCGCCGTGGCCGACCCACGCTGGCTTCCAACTGGGGCAATGAAATTTCCGTGCTGCTGGGGGACTGCCTGTTTGCCCATGCGCTCGTGCTGGCGGCCGGTTTTCCCACCACCGAGGTCTGTCGGGCGGTTGCCTCGGCCACCAACACGGTGTGCTCGGGTGAAATCTTGCAAACGCAGCGCCGCCAAAACTTCCAATTCAGCCAGGCGGAATATTTTAAAATCCTGGGAATGAAAACGGGCGAACTGTTCGCGCTGGCGTGCGACATGGGAGCCTTCCTGAGCGGCGCCCCCGGCCCGACCCGCACCGCGTTGCGCGAATACGGCATGGCGCTGGGCACCGCGTACCAGATTTACGATGATTGCGTGGATTTGTTTGGCACGGAAGCCGAAGTCGGAAAATCGCTGGGGACGGACCTGATCACTGGCAAGTTGACCCTTCCGGTGATTTTCCTGCTGGAAAGCCTGCCGGTTGCAGAGCGGACGCGCTGGCAGGAGCAACTGACAACTTGGGATGCCAGCCAGCTTGATGGCCTCCAAAAATTGCTACGGCAACACCAAGCGCTGCCGCGCACCCAGGCCGTCATCCGCAGGTATCTGGAGCATGCCCGTAGTTGTCTGAAGGGGCTGCCTGGCCAAAGCGGGACGGGTTTGGGCGGGTTGGCGGATTTACTGGAGCGCATGGCGCACGAGTTCGAGGAGGCGGGTTAA
- a CDS encoding sigma-70 family RNA polymerase sigma factor, which yields MGTMVPDNNGSGTPPASGDSVAVGRTQLEDEVLVSRAQRGEATAFEELVRRYQDRIYSTIYNMTSNHEDAGDLAQETFIKAYRALNSFKGDSSFYTWIYRIAINKTLNFLKQRKNRVLMSLNDLDFNAEHDPDIVALISEKTPRRDINLAELQEKLNAAMLKLSEIHRLVVTLHDIQGMPHEEIAQIMDCNVGTVRSRLFYARQQLQSYLSDYLK from the coding sequence ATGGGGACGATGGTACCTGACAATAACGGTTCCGGGACACCGCCAGCCTCGGGGGATTCGGTTGCGGTTGGTCGCACCCAATTAGAGGACGAGGTGCTCGTGTCCCGCGCGCAGCGGGGTGAAGCCACTGCCTTTGAAGAATTGGTCCGCCGTTATCAGGATCGCATTTACTCGACGATCTACAACATGACGTCCAATCATGAGGACGCCGGGGATTTGGCTCAGGAAACGTTCATCAAAGCATACCGTGCGCTCAATTCCTTTAAAGGTGACTCGAGCTTCTACACTTGGATCTACCGTATCGCCATCAATAAAACCCTCAATTTCCTGAAGCAACGCAAGAATCGGGTGCTGATGAGTCTGAACGACCTGGATTTTAACGCCGAACATGATCCGGATATTGTGGCGCTGATTTCCGAAAAAACCCCGCGCCGCGATATCAACCTGGCGGAGTTACAGGAAAAATTGAACGCGGCGATGCTGAAGCTGTCTGAAATTCATCGGTTAGTGGTGACCCTGCACGATATTCAGGGCATGCCACACGAAGAGATTGCGCAGATTATGGATTGCAATGTGGGAACGGTTCGCTCGCGCTTGTTTTATGCGCGGCAACAGTTGCAGTCGTATTTATCGGATTACTTGAAATAA
- the hisS gene encoding histidine--tRNA ligase, with protein sequence MERLPGFRDFYPEPLPHTDVWSADARQFIFDQWRGVARRYGFREYDGPPLETLELYTTKSGAEIVGQLYNFRDKGDREISLRPELTPTLARMVAAHERAYKKPIKWFALPQLFRYERQQKGRLREHFQFNADIIGESDVAADAELIALLIDTLRGFGLTQQDFVIRLSSRNAWHEFFQRKNGDAAKEYDFFQVVDKLERTTPEENTKKLGVLGFSLEEVNAFIQAGLPTDELQRILANLAARGLEGFVKIDYAVIRGLAYYTGVVFEAFDVKGEFRAIAGGGRYDNLVKLLSGGKVNLPALGFGMGDVVLLELLKERKLLPKFSSGLNAFVLIEDEALRPESLKLVQELRQAGLLVDYSFTPLKSDKQFKRALELNAGCTACVARNERGENQVRLKNLRTREEQTHTGPVSGIIKSWCGPAST encoded by the coding sequence ATGGAACGACTGCCTGGATTTCGTGATTTTTATCCTGAACCGTTACCGCATACCGATGTGTGGAGCGCGGATGCCCGCCAATTTATTTTCGACCAGTGGCGCGGGGTAGCCCGCCGCTATGGCTTCCGCGAATACGACGGGCCGCCATTGGAGACCCTCGAACTATACACCACTAAAAGCGGTGCGGAAATCGTCGGCCAGCTTTACAACTTCCGCGACAAGGGGGACCGTGAGATCTCGCTGCGGCCTGAGCTGACGCCCACCTTGGCACGCATGGTGGCCGCGCACGAGCGGGCGTACAAGAAGCCCATCAAATGGTTTGCCCTCCCGCAACTGTTCCGCTATGAGCGCCAGCAGAAGGGCCGGTTGCGCGAACATTTTCAGTTCAATGCGGATATCATCGGCGAATCCGACGTGGCGGCGGATGCCGAATTGATCGCGCTGTTAATTGATACCTTGCGCGGGTTTGGCCTGACTCAGCAGGATTTTGTGATCCGCCTGAGCAGCCGCAATGCGTGGCATGAATTCTTCCAGCGCAAAAATGGCGATGCCGCCAAAGAATACGATTTTTTCCAGGTGGTGGATAAACTGGAGCGCACGACGCCGGAAGAAAATACGAAAAAGCTGGGGGTGCTCGGCTTCTCTTTGGAAGAAGTCAATGCCTTCATTCAGGCCGGGCTACCCACCGACGAGTTGCAGCGCATCCTGGCCAACCTCGCGGCGCGGGGCTTGGAAGGGTTTGTCAAAATTGATTACGCCGTCATTCGCGGTTTGGCCTATTATACCGGGGTGGTGTTTGAAGCCTTTGACGTGAAAGGCGAGTTTCGCGCCATCGCTGGCGGTGGGCGTTACGATAACCTCGTCAAACTGCTGAGCGGCGGCAAGGTGAACCTTCCCGCGCTGGGTTTCGGCATGGGAGACGTGGTCCTGCTGGAATTGCTCAAGGAACGCAAGCTGCTTCCCAAATTCAGCTCCGGACTGAATGCGTTTGTATTGATCGAGGACGAGGCCCTGCGGCCCGAGTCGCTCAAACTGGTCCAGGAATTGCGCCAGGCCGGGCTGCTGGTGGATTATTCGTTCACGCCGCTTAAATCGGACAAACAATTCAAGCGCGCGCTGGAATTGAATGCGGGCTGCACCGCCTGCGTGGCGCGAAATGAACGCGGGGAAAACCAGGTGCGTCTGAAAAATCTCCGTACCCGAGAAGAACAAACCCACACCGGCCCGGTGAGCGGTATAATCAAGTCTTGGTGTGGTCCGGCTTCGACGTGA
- a CDS encoding HU family DNA-binding protein, whose product MTKRDLVVRISKEMPEISQQQVLAVVQATLDHIADAVAQRKKVELRNFGVFEVKPRKARVGRNPNAPKTNVPIPARSVVKFKPGKEMRESVLRLPPLAPPPSPKPATA is encoded by the coding sequence ATGACAAAACGTGACTTGGTGGTTCGCATCAGCAAAGAAATGCCTGAGATCTCGCAACAGCAAGTGTTAGCGGTGGTGCAGGCAACTCTGGACCATATTGCCGATGCTGTGGCGCAACGTAAAAAAGTGGAGTTGCGCAATTTCGGAGTGTTTGAAGTGAAACCGCGCAAAGCACGGGTGGGCCGCAATCCCAATGCGCCCAAAACCAATGTGCCGATTCCCGCGCGCTCCGTGGTGAAATTCAAGCCCGGCAAGGAAATGCGTGAATCCGTGTTGCGGCTACCGCCGCTAGCTCCGCCGCCATCACCCAAACCCGCGACCGCGTAA
- a CDS encoding Crp/Fnr family transcriptional regulator, protein MNDTAPFKQIAIINTLRSCQLFNGVSPDDLRHLAAIVVVKTLAKGAYAFREGEPCQGFFIVQTGAINVHRVNAIGKEQVIHVFRAGESFAEASLSMPGGYPANAQAIESSQVLLVQKAGFLALLRRYPEMALCMVAAMSMHLRTLVGQLEDLTMKDVETRLANWLLKRCPDPNSTKPARVELPMTKRMLAAELGTVSETFSRTLAKFRDLKLLQVKGRVITLLKPAQLAALLKENLGE, encoded by the coding sequence ATGAACGACACCGCTCCATTCAAACAGATTGCCATCATCAATACCCTGCGGAGTTGCCAGCTTTTCAATGGGGTGAGCCCGGATGATTTGCGCCACCTCGCCGCCATTGTGGTCGTCAAAACCCTCGCCAAAGGAGCTTATGCATTTCGGGAGGGGGAACCTTGCCAGGGCTTTTTCATTGTGCAAACCGGGGCCATTAACGTGCATCGGGTAAATGCCATCGGCAAGGAACAGGTGATTCATGTGTTTCGCGCGGGTGAATCCTTTGCCGAAGCCTCGCTCTCCATGCCGGGCGGGTATCCCGCCAATGCGCAGGCCATCGAATCTTCCCAAGTCTTGCTGGTGCAGAAGGCCGGGTTCCTGGCCCTACTTCGGCGATATCCCGAAATGGCGCTCTGCATGGTCGCCGCCATGAGCATGCACTTGCGCACGCTGGTCGGGCAACTCGAAGATCTGACCATGAAGGATGTGGAAACCCGGCTGGCCAATTGGTTGTTGAAACGTTGCCCGGACCCCAACAGCACCAAACCCGCGCGCGTTGAGTTGCCGATGACCAAACGGATGCTGGCCGCCGAATTGGGAACGGTGAGCGAAACCTTTTCCCGCACTCTGGCAAAATTTCGTGATTTGAAATTGCTCCAAGTCAAAGGCCGGGTGATTACCCTGCTCAAGCCCGCACAACTGGCGGCCTTGTTGAAGGAAAACCTTGGGGAATAG